Proteins encoded within one genomic window of Pedobacter africanus:
- a CDS encoding porin yields MELSYFKQTCFYLLLFSPVMINAQGINVNLSEKSKINFSGMLQTQFNYSLDKDVDIAGKHHTGTEYFSRNSFSVKRARLQLNATISDRINAVILVNFGDFTGNPQNKVLENAFIKYSINDYVNFQFGQFRPQFGQEDNYPVDFVRSIDYSNGYYLFGANSWQSFQIGASYFGAIKDLPIAIKYYIGVYNGNNRNQTGDNDDGKIVPARLVFGLGKSTELGISAGAGKNMGQKIWAWGADIDYKRQLDERWNIEMVSEYKQGVNSVAYFDQADPLVPVSHFGMRGIYLQPNAGYSFKHTRLKSLEFAFRYEYLDADFKQQGNARQSYIPMVSASFAEAYAIRVQLGLLMDRYQNNIPNTTQYNTNRLICQVQARF; encoded by the coding sequence ATGGAGCTCTCTTACTTCAAACAAACCTGCTTTTACCTTTTGCTGTTTTCACCGGTGATGATAAATGCCCAGGGAATAAATGTGAATTTGTCTGAAAAAAGCAAAATCAATTTTTCCGGAATGCTGCAAACGCAGTTTAACTATTCGTTGGACAAGGATGTGGACATAGCCGGAAAACACCATACCGGAACCGAGTATTTTTCACGAAATTCTTTTTCTGTAAAACGTGCCCGGCTTCAACTGAACGCGACCATCAGTGACCGGATCAATGCCGTTATCCTGGTAAACTTTGGCGATTTTACCGGCAACCCCCAAAACAAGGTACTGGAAAATGCTTTTATCAAGTACAGTATAAACGATTATGTGAATTTTCAGTTTGGTCAGTTCAGGCCACAGTTTGGACAGGAAGACAATTATCCTGTGGATTTTGTGCGCTCCATAGATTATTCCAATGGATATTATCTGTTTGGTGCCAACAGCTGGCAGAGCTTTCAGATTGGTGCCAGCTATTTTGGGGCAATCAAAGACCTCCCCATAGCCATAAAATATTATATCGGTGTTTACAATGGCAATAACCGGAACCAGACCGGTGATAATGACGATGGCAAAATTGTTCCAGCGCGACTGGTATTTGGCCTGGGGAAAAGCACAGAGCTGGGAATCAGCGCGGGTGCAGGTAAAAATATGGGGCAGAAAATATGGGCCTGGGGTGCCGATATCGACTATAAAAGGCAGCTGGATGAAAGGTGGAACATAGAAATGGTTTCAGAATATAAACAGGGGGTAAACAGTGTAGCTTATTTTGACCAGGCCGACCCGTTGGTGCCGGTCAGCCATTTTGGGATGAGAGGCATCTATCTGCAGCCAAATGCTGGATATAGCTTTAAGCACACACGTCTGAAGAGCCTGGAGTTTGCTTTCCGGTATGAATACCTGGATGCCGACTTTAAACAGCAGGGCAATGCCAGGCAAAGTTATATCCCTATGGTGAGTGCTTCTTTTGCAGAAGCTTACGCCATAAGGGTGCAGCTTGGCCTGCTTATGGACAGGTATCAAAACAATATACCGAATACCACGCAGTACAATACCAACAGGCTGATTTGCCAGGTACAGGCCAGATTTTAA
- a CDS encoding CAP domain-containing protein, whose amino-acid sequence MKPLLAFTFFILSALTIKAQNTNGWTKEELRMANTAGNADYLTGEEKDMVIYMNLVRMDGERFFNTFLQDFIDAHNEQMKQYSNYERLKIDRKDKYYLSLKNDLKNIKLLPVFWPDEALSQVAKLHAKDLGRNNFAKHNSSDGRTPKDRIGKLYPKRSSGENLAFGFSSGLGNICLLLIDKGVPDLGHRKLILNTSYQLNTVGLSIQPHKTYRYCAVIDFVSLPD is encoded by the coding sequence ATGAAACCCTTATTAGCATTTACCTTTTTTATCCTGTCGGCCTTGACTATAAAAGCCCAAAATACCAACGGCTGGACCAAAGAAGAATTGAGAATGGCCAATACGGCCGGGAATGCCGACTACCTTACCGGTGAAGAGAAAGATATGGTAATTTACATGAACCTTGTGCGAATGGACGGAGAGCGATTCTTTAACACCTTTTTGCAGGACTTTATTGATGCACACAACGAACAGATGAAACAATACAGCAATTACGAGAGGTTAAAGATAGACAGAAAGGATAAATATTATCTCAGCCTGAAAAACGACCTTAAGAACATCAAACTGTTGCCTGTTTTCTGGCCGGATGAAGCCCTGAGCCAGGTGGCAAAACTGCATGCAAAGGATTTGGGCAGGAACAATTTTGCCAAACATAACTCCAGCGATGGAAGAACACCAAAAGACCGGATCGGGAAACTGTACCCAAAAAGATCCAGCGGGGAAAACCTTGCATTTGGTTTTTCGAGCGGACTGGGCAACATCTGCCTGCTCCTGATCGATAAAGGGGTACCCGACCTGGGCCACAGGAAACTCATTCTGAACACCTCATACCAGTTAAATACGGTCGGGTTAAGCATTCAGCCGCACAAAACCTACCGCTATTGCGCAGTGATTGACTTTGTTAGTCTGCCAGATTAA
- a CDS encoding FMN-binding glutamate synthase family protein — translation MENQKITKVIGKILLWLALTGTLALIIAAFYQASSFYLLIALPLILITAIGYDRFQSKHAVLRNYPVVGRLRYFFEAIRPEMRQYFFESDLDGKPFNRRQRSIVYQRAKNERETVAFGMQVDPYQQGYEWVSHSIYPKKLSGTDLRVMVGNHQCSQPYSLSILNIGAMSFGALSRTAIMALNHGAKLNGFAHNTGEGGISPHHVKGGADLIWQIGTGYFGCRDSEGNFDPALFQKNSRRSYVKMIEIKLSQGAKPGHGGILPAAKNTAEIAEIRSVQPGTTVISPPAHSTFNDATGLMHFVAQLRELSEGKPVGFKLCIGSKQEFLDICTAMLATGICPDFITIDGAEGGTGAAPLEYTDYVGMPLLDALAFVSSSLTKLGLRKQVKILASGKIITGFDIMKAMSLGADACYSARGMMMALGCIQALKCDSGKCPVGIATQDKSLYKGIDVTDKKHRVANFHKNTLHATAELMEACGFGSLEGIRPEHFHRRIDTTRTMNFKDIYFGAVAG, via the coding sequence ATGGAAAATCAGAAAATCACCAAGGTGATTGGAAAAATATTGCTTTGGTTAGCATTAACCGGAACCCTTGCCCTTATTATAGCAGCCTTTTACCAGGCTTCCTCATTTTACCTGCTCATTGCCCTGCCATTGATCCTGATCACTGCGATAGGCTACGACCGCTTTCAATCTAAACACGCTGTATTGCGGAATTACCCCGTTGTGGGCAGATTACGTTATTTCTTTGAAGCCATAAGACCCGAAATGAGGCAGTACTTTTTTGAGTCGGACCTCGATGGAAAACCCTTTAACAGACGTCAGCGTTCTATTGTTTACCAAAGGGCAAAAAACGAAAGGGAGACTGTTGCCTTTGGGATGCAGGTAGACCCTTACCAGCAAGGCTACGAATGGGTATCGCACAGCATTTACCCCAAAAAACTGTCCGGTACCGATTTGCGGGTTATGGTGGGTAACCATCAGTGCAGCCAGCCCTATAGCTTAAGTATACTCAATATCGGCGCAATGAGCTTTGGTGCCTTAAGCCGGACAGCCATTATGGCTTTGAATCATGGAGCGAAATTAAATGGCTTTGCACACAATACAGGTGAAGGTGGCATCAGTCCACACCACGTTAAGGGTGGTGCCGACCTGATCTGGCAGATTGGGACCGGTTATTTTGGTTGCCGCGATAGCGAAGGCAATTTTGACCCCGCCCTGTTCCAGAAGAATTCCAGGCGCAGTTATGTAAAAATGATCGAGATTAAATTGTCGCAAGGCGCCAAGCCTGGCCATGGTGGTATTTTGCCAGCTGCGAAAAACACAGCCGAGATTGCAGAGATCAGAAGCGTCCAGCCCGGAACAACCGTCATATCGCCCCCTGCCCACAGCACCTTTAATGATGCAACCGGGCTGATGCATTTTGTAGCCCAGCTACGCGAGCTTTCGGAGGGCAAGCCTGTTGGCTTTAAACTTTGTATAGGAAGTAAACAGGAATTCCTGGACATCTGCACAGCCATGCTGGCCACAGGCATTTGTCCGGATTTTATCACCATAGATGGTGCTGAAGGCGGCACCGGTGCTGCTCCGTTGGAGTATACCGATTATGTAGGAATGCCATTGCTGGATGCCCTGGCGTTTGTCAGTTCTTCGTTAACAAAACTGGGCTTAAGAAAGCAGGTAAAAATCCTGGCCTCAGGAAAGATCATTACGGGATTCGACATCATGAAAGCCATGTCGCTGGGGGCAGATGCCTGCTATAGCGCACGTGGTATGATGATGGCCCTGGGCTGTATACAGGCTTTAAAATGTGACAGTGGCAAATGCCCTGTAGGGATTGCCACGCAGGACAAAAGCCTTTATAAAGGAATTGATGTGACCGATAAAAAACACAGGGTAGCCAATTTTCATAAAAATACCCTGCACGCTACTGCAGAACTGATGGAAGCTTGCGGGTTTGGCAGCCTGGAAGGCATTAGGCCTGAACATTTTCACCGCAGAATTGACACTACCCGGACCATGAATTTCAAGGACATCTACTTTGGAGCTGTAGCAGGTTAA
- a CDS encoding LTA synthase family protein, which produces MKKRHTITLNLYAALAYRFLLIMFLYTLCRLGFYFFNHSLFQHVTLPKYLYMLWGGLKFDVSALIYINLIFILLQIIPFPFRYKEGYQRFCKWLFIVSNSLGILANFADFAYFKYTLKRTTATVFSQFGNEQNKMKLLMDFLADYWYLFLLYAVFIWVFVWLYKLVKVKKPVSYKWPAYVLHTVLLFAIALVCLTGVRGGWGFGTRPITLSNAGEFVDTPDQMSLVLNTPFCIFRTLKASKLKPVNYYDEQTLNSLYNPVHTPSDTAKFKPLNVVFLIIESLGKEHVGSLNTDLQGGKYKGYTPFIDSLVSQSYTFTKTYANGRKSIDALPSVITSIPGIREPFILSIYSGNKTTSIAKLLGDKGYETAFFHGAPNGSMGFSSYTHLAGIKHYFGQNEYKNTGDSDGTWGIWDDPFMQYMAHTMNTFKQPFFSSFFSLSSHHPFRLPDKYVGKFPKGPLPVQEVLGYTDMALRNFFRTAAAMPWYKNTLFVLCADHATVSYFPEYQTTPGYFSIPIILYYPGGNLKGKSDKVVQQLDIMPTVLNYLHYDKPYFSFGFDAFAKGNDNFAINNNDGNFNFYQGNYMLVNDGKLNVALYNLKTDRLTRNNILTKEPLIAEQMEKYLKAFIQQYTNRMIDNTLTAP; this is translated from the coding sequence TTGAAAAAAAGACATACCATTACCCTGAACCTGTATGCTGCTCTTGCCTACAGGTTTTTGCTAATAATGTTCCTGTATACGCTATGCCGGCTGGGCTTTTACTTTTTTAACCACAGCCTGTTTCAGCATGTAACCTTACCCAAATACCTGTACATGTTATGGGGTGGTTTAAAGTTTGATGTATCGGCACTGATTTATATCAACCTGATATTTATCCTGCTGCAGATCATCCCTTTCCCTTTCAGGTATAAGGAAGGTTATCAGCGTTTCTGTAAATGGCTTTTCATTGTCAGCAACAGCCTGGGCATCCTGGCCAATTTTGCAGATTTTGCTTATTTCAAGTATACCCTTAAAAGAACTACGGCAACAGTATTCAGCCAGTTCGGTAACGAGCAGAACAAGATGAAACTGTTGATGGATTTCCTGGCAGACTACTGGTACCTCTTCCTGCTGTATGCCGTGTTCATCTGGGTATTCGTCTGGCTTTACAAGCTGGTGAAGGTTAAGAAACCTGTAAGCTACAAATGGCCTGCATATGTGCTGCACACTGTATTGCTGTTTGCCATCGCACTGGTATGCCTTACCGGGGTGCGTGGTGGCTGGGGTTTCGGGACACGCCCCATTACCCTGAGCAATGCCGGTGAATTTGTAGATACGCCAGATCAGATGAGCCTGGTACTGAACACCCCGTTTTGTATATTCAGGACATTGAAGGCTTCCAAATTAAAGCCGGTAAATTATTACGATGAACAAACACTGAACAGCCTTTACAATCCTGTTCATACACCTTCGGACACGGCAAAATTCAAACCCCTTAACGTAGTTTTTCTGATCATTGAAAGCCTGGGTAAAGAGCATGTAGGAAGTTTAAATACCGACCTGCAAGGCGGGAAATACAAAGGCTATACCCCATTTATTGACTCCCTGGTTTCGCAGAGCTATACTTTTACCAAGACTTATGCCAATGGGCGTAAATCCATTGATGCCCTGCCTTCAGTCATTACCAGTATCCCCGGCATCAGGGAGCCTTTTATATTGTCCATTTACTCGGGCAACAAAACCACCAGTATAGCCAAACTCCTGGGCGATAAAGGCTATGAAACGGCATTCTTTCATGGTGCACCTAATGGTTCCATGGGTTTTTCTTCCTATACGCACCTGGCGGGAATTAAACATTACTTTGGACAGAACGAATATAAAAATACCGGCGATTCGGACGGCACCTGGGGCATCTGGGATGACCCCTTTATGCAGTACATGGCACATACCATGAACACCTTCAAACAGCCCTTTTTCTCCAGCTTCTTCTCGCTTTCCTCTCATCACCCTTTCCGGCTTCCGGATAAGTATGTAGGCAAGTTCCCTAAAGGGCCGCTGCCGGTACAGGAAGTGCTGGGTTATACCGATATGGCCCTGCGTAATTTTTTCAGAACAGCAGCAGCCATGCCCTGGTACAAAAACACGTTATTTGTACTTTGTGCAGATCATGCAACGGTCTCTTATTTTCCTGAATATCAGACAACACCGGGTTATTTCTCTATCCCCATCATCCTGTATTATCCTGGCGGAAACCTGAAAGGGAAGTCGGACAAGGTGGTGCAGCAACTGGACATTATGCCTACCGTACTAAACTACCTGCATTACGATAAACCTTATTTCTCTTTTGGCTTTGATGCTTTTGCAAAAGGGAATGATAATTTTGCCATCAACAATAACGACGGGAATTTTAACTTTTACCAGGGCAATTACATGCTGGTAAATGATGGTAAACTGAACGTTGCATTGTATAACTTAAAAACAGACCGTCTAACCAGGAACAACATTTTGACCAAAGAACCGTTAATTGCGGAGCAGATGGAGAAATACCTGAAAGCTTTTATACAGCAGTATACCAACAGAATGATTGATAATACCTTAACAGCACCATAA
- a CDS encoding GtrA family protein gives MRKALLKIIDFFYTPFSRWLSLHTFRYIVSGGSTAATGIVVYYIAYNWILHQKDVHIDLPPLPGLITAPTAALAIESVITFFIGFMLNKYLIFTKSNLKGRIQLFRYGSVVVTNILLNYAMLKVLVEAFGFYPTISKIIITVFLAVFSYFSQKHFSFKVRK, from the coding sequence ATGCGAAAGGCCTTATTAAAAATAATAGACTTTTTTTATACTCCTTTTTCGCGCTGGCTCTCCCTGCATACTTTCAGGTATATCGTTTCTGGAGGCTCCACGGCCGCAACCGGAATCGTGGTTTATTACATCGCCTACAACTGGATTTTACACCAGAAAGATGTACACATTGACCTGCCCCCACTGCCAGGTTTAATTACCGCCCCCACTGCCGCACTTGCCATCGAATCGGTCATTACCTTTTTTATCGGCTTTATGCTGAATAAATACCTGATTTTCACCAAATCCAATTTAAAGGGACGTATCCAGCTGTTCCGTTATGGCTCGGTTGTGGTGACCAATATTTTGCTGAACTACGCCATGCTTAAGGTACTGGTAGAAGCATTTGGTTTTTACCCCACCATCTCCAAAATCATCATCACTGTATTCCTTGCTGTTTTCAGCTATTTTTCGCAGAAACATTTTTCTTTTAAGGTACGAAAATAG
- a CDS encoding aromatic amino acid hydroxylase: MSDFNDFNNQQVANLPRHLRQFIVEQHYEKYTPIDQAVWRYVMRQNYSYLKQVAFYPYIKGLQRAGLSIEYIPDLQTMNDNLGKIGWGAVTVDGFIPPAAFMEYQAYRVLVIAADIRQINHIEYTPAPDIIHESAGHAPIIADTDYNNYLSYFGSIGAKAMFSSKDFELYEAIRNLSILKEAVDANEEEIARAERLLQQISENMGEPSEMALLSRLHWWTVEYGLIGTLEDPKIYGAGLLSSIGESSTCMKPDVKKLWYNKDTINYTYDITKPQPQLFVTETFQNLIDVLEGFADTMAFRKGGTESIIKAIECKNPSTAVYSSGLQVTGVFTDMGVDANDELTFIKTTGPSALAFGNKELTDHGKHYHKDGFSSPVGKLRQLVTPLENMTAQELLNCGVALYNTATLEFESGITVKGTVKSILQKAGKTILISFSDCTVKESNGNVLFQPEWGMYDMAVGEKIVSVFNGAADKDAYEELTHISNKHTHKVVYDNKTQKLHSIYKTVREIRNNGTGYEQLQNLFDTLKTEYRYDWLATMEILEILYHKQLYPELEKEIRIYLQLKSANELEYTKLINDGLHVIENPVTQLITEEETN, translated from the coding sequence ATGAGTGATTTTAATGACTTTAATAACCAGCAGGTGGCCAATCTGCCCCGTCATCTCCGACAGTTTATTGTGGAGCAGCATTACGAAAAATACACACCGATAGATCAGGCTGTATGGCGTTATGTAATGCGCCAGAATTATAGTTATTTAAAGCAGGTCGCTTTTTATCCTTACATCAAAGGCCTGCAGCGTGCGGGTTTAAGCATAGAATATATCCCCGATCTGCAAACCATGAACGATAATCTTGGGAAAATCGGCTGGGGTGCTGTTACTGTAGATGGGTTTATTCCACCCGCAGCCTTCATGGAATACCAGGCTTACCGCGTGTTGGTGATTGCTGCAGACATCCGCCAGATCAACCACATCGAATATACACCAGCGCCCGATATTATCCATGAATCGGCAGGCCATGCACCAATTATTGCCGATACAGATTACAACAATTACCTGAGTTACTTTGGCTCCATAGGTGCAAAAGCCATGTTCTCTTCCAAAGATTTTGAATTGTATGAGGCGATCCGCAACCTTTCTATCCTGAAAGAGGCTGTAGATGCAAACGAAGAGGAAATTGCAAGGGCCGAACGCCTGCTGCAGCAAATCTCAGAAAATATGGGCGAGCCCTCAGAAATGGCCTTGCTGAGCAGACTCCACTGGTGGACGGTAGAATATGGACTGATCGGTACACTTGAGGACCCGAAGATCTATGGAGCTGGCTTACTTTCTTCTATCGGCGAAAGTTCGACCTGCATGAAACCGGATGTGAAAAAATTATGGTATAACAAGGATACCATCAACTATACTTACGACATTACCAAGCCGCAGCCCCAGTTATTTGTAACAGAGACCTTTCAGAACCTGATCGATGTTTTAGAGGGCTTTGCAGATACCATGGCCTTCAGAAAAGGGGGAACAGAGAGTATCATAAAAGCGATAGAGTGTAAAAATCCTTCTACCGCAGTATACAGCTCTGGATTGCAGGTAACCGGGGTATTTACAGATATGGGCGTGGATGCCAATGACGAGCTTACGTTTATCAAAACAACAGGTCCGTCAGCCCTGGCTTTTGGAAATAAAGAATTGACGGATCATGGCAAACATTACCATAAGGATGGGTTTTCATCGCCGGTAGGCAAACTACGCCAGCTAGTTACCCCGCTGGAAAATATGACTGCGCAGGAGCTTCTGAATTGCGGTGTAGCACTTTACAATACTGCCACACTCGAATTTGAAAGCGGCATTACCGTAAAAGGTACCGTAAAATCCATTTTGCAGAAAGCAGGAAAAACCATCCTGATCAGCTTTAGTGATTGTACCGTAAAAGAAAGCAATGGTAATGTCCTTTTCCAGCCGGAATGGGGCATGTACGACATGGCCGTTGGCGAAAAGATCGTTTCTGTGTTTAACGGGGCGGCCGATAAAGATGCGTATGAAGAGCTGACCCACATCAGCAACAAACATACCCATAAAGTGGTATACGACAATAAAACACAGAAACTGCATAGCATTTATAAAACCGTACGGGAGATCAGGAACAACGGAACAGGCTATGAACAATTACAGAACCTGTTTGACACCTTGAAAACCGAGTATCGTTACGACTGGCTGGCAACTATGGAGATCCTGGAGATTTTATACCATAAGCAGCTTTACCCTGAACTGGAAAAAGAGATCAGGATTTACCTGCAGTTGAAATCGGCAAATGAGCTTGAATATACGAAACTGATTAACGATGGGTTACATGTCATTGAAAACCCGGTTACACAATTGATTACTGAGGAGGAAACAAATTAA
- a CDS encoding SDR family oxidoreductase, translated as MNIVLTGASSGIGFEAALEFTLNKENKVVCIARSADKLRKLLEIAKGITPDCTLLPVEFDIVNDDYAALVPFLREKLGTIDILINNAGSLINKPFSETTAADMADMFESNVLGHFNMMKNLLPLMGSDSHVVNIGSMGGFQGSVKFPGLSAYSASKAALHALTECMAFELVDTGIKVNCLALGSAQTEMLELAFPGYQSPVMAFEMGKYVADFARTGHKFFNGKILPVAVTTP; from the coding sequence ATGAATATTGTATTAACAGGCGCAAGTAGTGGAATCGGATTTGAAGCCGCGCTGGAATTTACACTGAACAAAGAAAATAAAGTAGTTTGTATCGCCCGTTCGGCCGACAAACTCCGCAAACTATTGGAAATAGCCAAAGGCATTACGCCAGATTGCACTCTGCTGCCGGTGGAGTTTGATATTGTAAATGACGACTACGCTGCACTGGTTCCTTTTTTAAGGGAGAAGTTGGGCACTATTGACATCCTGATCAATAATGCCGGTTCCCTTATCAACAAGCCTTTTTCGGAAACCACCGCGGCCGATATGGCGGATATGTTTGAAAGCAACGTACTGGGGCATTTCAACATGATGAAAAACCTGCTCCCGCTGATGGGCAGCGATAGCCATGTGGTTAACATCGGCAGTATGGGCGGTTTTCAGGGTAGTGTGAAATTTCCAGGGCTATCGGCCTATTCGGCCAGTAAGGCGGCCCTGCACGCCTTAACAGAATGCATGGCCTTTGAACTGGTAGATACCGGTATAAAAGTAAACTGCCTGGCCCTGGGATCGGCGCAGACAGAGATGCTGGAGCTTGCATTCCCGGGTTACCAATCGCCGGTTATGGCCTTTGAAATGGGTAAGTATGTGGCCGACTTTGCACGTACAGGCCATAAGTTTTTCAACGGAAAAATCCTTCCTGTTGCGGTAACAACACCATAA
- a CDS encoding C40 family peptidase: protein MKKYPIVFFLILFVAFAARSQTTMPVQYQELVKNLTKQGPVINKPQKVESPNRLLDFAKSMLGIRYRSASSSPSRGFDCSGFVNYVFSNFGFKVPRSSRDFATSGEAKKLEDAKIGDVIVFTGTNSRSRTPGHVGIIYSIDGDEIKFIHSSSGGRKGVTISSLDEGFYKKRFLKVISIL from the coding sequence ATGAAGAAGTACCCTATTGTATTCTTTCTTATTCTTTTTGTTGCTTTTGCGGCCAGATCGCAAACTACTATGCCGGTGCAGTATCAGGAACTGGTGAAAAACCTGACCAAACAGGGGCCGGTAATAAACAAACCACAGAAAGTTGAATCACCCAACCGCTTGCTGGACTTTGCCAAATCTATGCTGGGCATCAGGTACCGGTCGGCATCCAGCAGTCCAAGCCGGGGCTTCGATTGTTCAGGTTTTGTTAACTATGTATTCAGCAATTTTGGGTTTAAGGTACCCCGCTCGTCCAGGGATTTTGCTACAAGCGGTGAGGCCAAGAAACTGGAAGATGCCAAAATTGGGGATGTGATTGTTTTCACTGGCACCAACAGTCGTTCCAGAACACCCGGTCATGTGGGAATTATCTATTCCATTGACGGAGATGAGATAAAATTTATCCATTCCTCTTCAGGCGGCAGAAAAGGAGTCACCATTTCCAGTCTGGATGAAGGCTTTTATAAAAAGCGCTTTTTAAAAGTCATCAGTATCTTATAA
- a CDS encoding flavin reductase family protein: protein MLTIKTSDLSPAQLQNYMQYAIAPRPICFATTIDAKGNVNLSPFSFFNMFSTNPPLCVFSPARRVRDNTTKHTLENVLEVKECVINIVNYAMVQQTSLASTEYAKGINEFEKAGFTMLPSELITPPRVAEAPVQMECTIKEVIHLGDNPGAGNLILAEVKLIHIKEEILDAEGKIDQAKIDLVARLGGDWYCRVTPESLFKVAKPLTTLGIGVDALPAGVRNSRVLTGNDLGMLGNIEQLPSAEDVDAIAGNPEVKEIMDATIGDAANRERELHQLAQQWLGKGNVNDALKVVLL, encoded by the coding sequence ATGCTGACCATTAAAACTTCAGACCTTAGCCCTGCACAGCTGCAAAACTATATGCAATATGCCATTGCGCCAAGGCCCATCTGCTTTGCAACTACCATAGACGCGAAGGGCAATGTTAACCTGAGCCCTTTCAGCTTCTTTAATATGTTCAGTACCAATCCACCGCTATGTGTTTTTTCACCTGCGAGGCGGGTGCGTGACAATACCACCAAACATACTTTGGAAAATGTGCTGGAGGTAAAGGAATGTGTGATCAATATAGTGAACTATGCCATGGTGCAGCAAACCAGTCTGGCCAGTACTGAATATGCTAAAGGGATAAACGAATTTGAGAAGGCCGGCTTTACCATGCTACCTTCCGAGCTGATTACGCCGCCAAGGGTTGCAGAAGCTCCTGTACAGATGGAATGTACCATTAAAGAGGTCATCCATCTTGGTGATAACCCCGGTGCAGGGAACCTGATCCTGGCTGAAGTAAAGCTGATCCACATCAAAGAAGAAATTCTGGATGCAGAGGGGAAGATAGACCAGGCCAAAATAGATCTGGTGGCCAGGCTGGGTGGCGATTGGTATTGCCGTGTTACACCCGAGAGTCTGTTTAAGGTGGCCAAACCTTTAACAACCTTAGGTATAGGGGTAGATGCTTTGCCTGCAGGCGTAAGGAATTCCAGAGTGCTAACCGGAAATGACCTGGGCATGCTGGGAAATATAGAACAGCTGCCTTCAGCAGAAGACGTTGACGCTATTGCAGGTAATCCCGAAGTGAAAGAAATTATGGACGCAACTATAGGTGATGCCGCTAACCGCGAACGGGAATTGCACCAGCTTGCGCAGCAATGGCTGGGCAAAGGAAACGTAAATGATGCTTTAAAAGTGGTGCTGCTCTAG
- a CDS encoding fumarylacetoacetate hydrolase family protein produces MKLVSYKTEDREHLGVFVNGHIYNLNSCDKQLPDEMNAFLQGGEVLMERAKKIDVQIKAGEITPKEEVFFELLAPVPHPSSCRDGYAFRQHVAAARRNRKVEMIAEFDQYPIFYFTNHNAVQGPGEIACMPDHFQKLDFELEVAVVIGKKGRNITAAEADNYIAGFMVMNDMSARTLQMEEMLLNLGPAKGKDFSTVIGPWLVTPDELEQYKTAPKPGHTGNAYDLKMTCTVNGIQVSEGSVADMDWTFAEIIERCAYGVDILPGDVIGSGTVGTGCFLELNGTGLLNDPDFKPQWLQDGDEVEMEITGLGRLVNTIKRVDTDFSILALKKK; encoded by the coding sequence ATGAAGCTGGTATCCTATAAAACAGAAGACAGAGAACACCTGGGTGTTTTTGTAAACGGACATATTTATAATCTAAACTCCTGCGATAAACAATTGCCGGATGAAATGAATGCTTTTTTACAAGGTGGTGAAGTGCTGATGGAGCGCGCTAAGAAAATCGATGTGCAGATAAAAGCAGGAGAGATCACCCCTAAAGAAGAAGTATTTTTTGAATTGCTGGCACCGGTGCCTCATCCAAGCTCCTGCCGTGACGGATATGCTTTTCGACAGCACGTTGCTGCGGCCCGCAGAAACCGTAAGGTAGAGATGATTGCCGAGTTCGACCAGTACCCGATCTTTTATTTTACCAACCACAATGCCGTTCAGGGTCCTGGCGAAATTGCATGCATGCCTGATCATTTCCAGAAACTGGATTTTGAACTGGAAGTTGCGGTGGTGATCGGTAAAAAAGGCCGTAACATTACAGCTGCCGAGGCAGACAATTATATCGCTGGTTTTATGGTGATGAACGACATGAGCGCAAGGACTTTACAGATGGAGGAGATGTTGCTGAACCTTGGCCCTGCAAAAGGAAAGGATTTTTCTACGGTAATAGGCCCATGGCTGGTTACACCAGATGAACTTGAACAATATAAAACTGCCCCTAAACCCGGACACACCGGAAATGCCTACGACTTAAAAATGACCTGCACCGTGAACGGCATCCAGGTGTCTGAAGGTAGTGTTGCAGACATGGACTGGACTTTTGCTGAGATCATTGAGCGTTGTGCATATGGAGTGGATATCCTGCCCGGTGATGTGATTGGTTCCGGTACTGTAGGAACCGGCTGTTTCCTGGAACTAAACGGAACAGGTCTTTTAAATGATCCTGACTTTAAACCACAATGGCTGCAGGACGGCGATGAGGTAGAAATGGAAATTACCGGCCTGGGTCGTCTTGTGAACACGATAAAAAGGGTGGATACTGATTTCTCTATTCTGGCACTCAAGAAAAAGTAG